One Hordeum vulgare subsp. vulgare chromosome 4H, MorexV3_pseudomolecules_assembly, whole genome shotgun sequence DNA window includes the following coding sequences:
- the LOC123448109 gene encoding protein SCARECROW 2-like: protein MGSSSLLLFPSSSSSAPNHSSYSHAHAAASDSHSALLPPLPSSSPSDLFLYLDQLDHQEGAAAMVRKRPAPDVDLPPPRRHVTGDLSDVTAATGGPAPPQQPLLLPPAVAGTAQLPALPMQLPAFGGHLQAPVQATMDVVVAPQIATEVNAGNNSTAWVDGIIRDIIGSSGATVSVAQLIHNVREIIHPCNPGLASLLELRLRSLLASDLVQHPPPPPPPPHHPPSLLPSGNTILSAPPVPVPALPQPPPPDKRRREEEQQNPPPQSPKPPPSAEETATAAAAAAAAASAALKERKEEQRRRQRDEEGLHLLTLLLQCAESVNSDDLDEAQRALLEIAELATPFGTSTQRVAAYFAEAMSARLVSSCLGLYAPLPNASSPAASRLVNSRVAAAFQVFNGISPFVKFSHFTANQAIQEAFEREDRVHIVDLDIMQGLQWPGLFHILASRPGGPPRVRLTGLGASMEALEATGKRLSDFAHTLGLPFEFYPVAGKAGNLDPEKLGVDTRRREAVAVHWLHHSLYDVTGNDSNTLNLIQRLAPKVVTMVEQDLSHSGSFLARFVEAIHYYSALFDSLDASYGEDSSERHVVEQQLLAREIRNVLAVGGPARTGDIKFGNWREKLAQSGFRAASLAGSAAAQASLLLGMFPSDGYTLLEENGTLKLGWKDLCLLTASAWRPIQALGR from the exons AtgggctcctcctccctcctcctcttcccctcgtcctcctcctccgcccccaACCACTCCTCTTATTCCCATGCTCATGCTGCCGCCTCCGACTCCCACTCCGCCTTGCTCCCACCGCTCCCCTCCTCGTCTCCCTCCGACCTCTTCCTCTACCTCGACCAGCTAGACCACCAGGAGGGCGCCGCTGCCATGGTACGCAAGCGCCCGGCTCCGGACGTCGACCTGCCACCGCCCCGCCGCCATGTCACGGGGGATCTCTCCGACGTCACCGCCGCTACGGGCGGACCAGCGCCCCCGCAGCAGCCTCTGCTGCTCCCTCCGGCGGTGGCAGGGACCGCGCAGCTGCCCGCGCTGCCCATGCAACTGCCGGCGTTCGGCGGCCACCTGCAGGCGCCAGTGCAGGCGACGATGGACGTCGTCGTCGCGCCGCAGATCGCCACGGAGGTTAACGCGGGCAACAACAGCACGGCGTGGGTGGACGGCATCATTCGGGACATCATCGGGAGCAGCGGCGCCACGGTCTCCGTCGCGCAGCTCATCCACAACGTCCGGGAGATCATCCACCCCTGTAACCCCGGACTCGCTTCGCTCCTAGAGCTCCGCCTCCGCTCGCTCCTCGCATCCGACCTTGTCCAgcacccaccgccgccgcctcctcctccccatcaTCCGCCCTCGCTCCTACCCAGTGGCAACACGATACTCTCCGCACCGCCAGTGCCAGTGCCGGCGCTCCCTCAGCCGCCACCTCCCGACaagcggcggcgcgaggaggagcagcagaaCCCGCCGCCGCAGTCGCCGAAGCCGCCCCCTTCCGCGGAGGAAACCGCCACGGCCGCCGCAGCCGCTGCGGCGGCAGCTTCCGCCGCCTTGAAGGAGCGGAAAGAGGAGCAGCGGCGGAGGCAGCGCGACGAGGAGGGTCTCCATCTGCTGACGCTCCTTCTGCAGTGCGCCGAGTCCGTCAACTCGGACGACCTCGACGAGGCCCAGCGCGCCCTGCTGGAGATCGCCGAGCTGGCCACCCCGTTCGGCACCTCCACGCAGCGCGTCGCCGCCTACTTCGCGGAGGCCATGTCGGCCCGCCTCGTCAGCTCCTGCCTCGGCCTCTACGCGCCGCTCCCCAACGCGTCGTCCCCCGCCGCGTCCCGCCTCGTCAACTCGCGCGTCGCCGCGGCGTTCCAGGTGTTCAACGGCATCAGCCCCTTCGTCAAGTTCTCCCACTTCACGGCGAACCAGGCCATCCAGGAGGCGTTCGAGCGGGAGGACCGCGTCCACATCGTGGACCTCGACATCATGCAGGGGCTTCAGTGGCCGGGACTGTTCCACATCCTCGCCTCCCGCCCGGGCGGCCCGCCCAGGGTCAGGCTCACTGGGCTCGGCGCCTCCATGGAGGCGCTCGAGGCCACCGGCAAGCGGCTGTCGGACTTCGCCCACACGCTGGGCCTGCCATTCGAGTTCTACCCGGTGGCGGGCAAAGCTGGGAACCTTGATCCTGAGAAGCTCGGCGTCGACACGCGGCGGCGCGAGGCTGTTGCCGTCCACTGGCTCCACCACTCCCTCTACGACGTCACCGGCAACGACTCCAACACACTCAACCTCATCCAAAG GTTGGCGCCCAAGGTGGTGACAATGGTGGAGCAGGACCTGAGCCACTCTGGCTCCTTTCTGGCCCGCTTCGTGGAGGCCATCCACTACTACTCGGCGCTCTTCGACTCGCTGGACGCGAGCTATGGCGAGGACAGCTCGGAGCGGCACGTCGTGGAGCAGCAGCTGCTGGCGAGGGAGATCCGCAATGTGCTGGCTGTGGGCGGCCCCGCACGCACCGGGGACATCAAGTTCGGAAACTGGCGGGAGAAGCTCGCGCAGTCGGGGTTCCGTGCGGCGTCGCTGGCGGGCAGCGCCGCCGCGCAGGCCTCCCTGCTGCTCGGCATGTTCCCCTCGGATGGCTACACTCTCCTCGAAGAGAATGGCACTCTCAAGCTTGGATGGAAGGATCTTTGCTTGCTTACTGCATCTGCTTGGCGCCCAATTCAGGCTTTAGGTCGTTAG